One Deinococcus sp. LM3 DNA segment encodes these proteins:
- the ureC gene encoding urease subunit alpha gives MRVTRKQYADLYGPTVGDRVRLGDTGLLIEVERDFTTYGEEVKFGGGKVIRDGLGQSSTATREDANVPDLVITNALILDHWGVVKADVGVKNGRITAIGKAGNPGTQDGVTPGLTIGASTEIVAGEGHILTAGGVDTHIHFIAPQQCWTALESGVTTMIGGGTGPTAGTSATTCTPGEWHIHRMLESLAGLPLNFGLLGKGNASTQPPLAEQIRAGALGLKLHEDWGTTPAAIHAALSVAEDYDIQVAIHTDTLNESGFVEDSIRAFAGRTIHTFHTEGAGGGHAPDIIRVAGLPNVLPSSTNPTMPFTVNTIHEHLDMLMVCHHLSPRIPEDVSFAESRIRPETIAAEDVLHDLGVFSMMSSDSQAMGRVGEVITRTWQTAHKMKLQRGPLGIPGLGADTRADNLRARRYVAKYTINPAVAHGIAHEVGSVEVGKLADLVLWKPAFFGAKTAVVIKGGFVVAAQMGDANASIPTPQPVYPRPMFAAHGGGPDATCLHFVSQVSLEEGNLPDLGRRYSAVQHTRDIGKKDMILNAETPDIHVNPETYEVRVNGEVVTCEPLDELPLAQRYFLF, from the coding sequence ATGCGTGTAACCCGGAAACAGTACGCCGACCTGTACGGCCCGACGGTGGGTGACCGCGTGCGTCTGGGCGACACGGGCCTGCTGATCGAGGTGGAACGGGATTTCACCACGTACGGCGAGGAGGTCAAGTTCGGCGGCGGGAAGGTCATCCGCGACGGCCTGGGCCAGAGCAGCACCGCCACCCGCGAGGATGCGAACGTGCCGGATCTGGTGATCACGAACGCGCTGATCCTGGATCACTGGGGCGTGGTGAAGGCGGACGTGGGCGTGAAGAACGGGCGCATCACGGCCATCGGGAAGGCGGGGAATCCCGGCACGCAGGACGGCGTGACGCCGGGCCTGACCATCGGGGCGAGCACCGAGATCGTGGCGGGCGAGGGGCACATCCTCACGGCGGGCGGCGTGGACACGCACATTCACTTCATCGCGCCGCAGCAGTGCTGGACGGCGCTGGAGTCCGGCGTGACGACCATGATCGGCGGCGGCACCGGCCCCACGGCCGGAACGTCGGCGACGACCTGCACGCCGGGCGAGTGGCACATTCACCGCATGCTGGAGAGTCTGGCCGGATTACCACTGAACTTCGGGCTGCTCGGTAAAGGGAACGCCAGCACCCAGCCGCCCCTGGCCGAGCAGATCCGCGCCGGGGCGCTGGGCCTGAAGCTGCACGAGGACTGGGGCACCACGCCCGCCGCCATCCACGCCGCACTGAGCGTCGCCGAGGACTACGACATCCAGGTCGCGATCCACACCGACACGCTGAACGAGTCGGGGTTCGTCGAGGACTCCATCCGGGCGTTCGCGGGGCGCACCATCCATACCTTCCACACCGAGGGCGCCGGGGGCGGGCACGCGCCGGACATCATCAGGGTCGCGGGCCTGCCGAACGTGCTGCCCAGCTCCACCAACCCGACCATGCCGTTCACGGTGAACACCATCCACGAGCACCTCGACATGCTGATGGTCTGCCACCACCTGTCGCCCCGCATTCCCGAGGACGTCTCTTTCGCCGAGAGCCGCATCCGTCCCGAGACGATCGCCGCCGAGGACGTGCTGCACGACCTGGGCGTGTTCTCCATGATGAGCAGCGACTCGCAGGCGATGGGCCGCGTGGGCGAGGTCATCACCCGCACGTGGCAGACGGCGCACAAGATGAAACTCCAGCGCGGCCCGCTCGGCATTCCCGGCCTGGGCGCCGACACCCGCGCCGACAACCTGCGTGCCCGGCGGTACGTCGCCAAGTACACCATCAACCCCGCCGTCGCCCACGGCATCGCGCACGAGGTCGGCAGCGTCGAGGTCGGCAAGCTCGCCGATCTGGTGCTGTGGAAACCCGCGTTCTTCGGCGCGAAGACCGCCGTGGTGATCAAGGGCGGGTTCGTCGTCGCCGCGCAGATGGGCGACGCGAACGCCAGCATCCCCACGCCTCAGCCCGTGTACCCACGCCCCATGTTTGCCGCACACGGCGGCGGGCCGGACGCCACCTGCCTGCACTTCGTGTCGCAGGTCAGCCTGGAAGAAGGCAACCTGCCGGATCTGGGCCGCCGCTACAGCGCCGTGCAGCACACCCGCGACATCGGCAAGAAAGACATGATCCTCAACGCCGAGACGCCCGACATCCACGTCAACCCCGAAACCTACGAGGTGCGCGTGAACGGCGAAGTGGTCACCTGCGAACCCCTCGACGAACTGCCGCTCGCCCAGCGGTACTTCCTGTTCTGA
- a CDS encoding hydrogenase maturation nickel metallochaperone HypA, protein MHEASIALSLIDVASEVLRENGGARASALTVRVGAWSSVVPEALTAAFPACAQGTPLEGAHLNVVTVPGVGECPTHGPVTLDVRRGLRCPACGAPTPTLVQGDELELDEIELAEPQLEES, encoded by the coding sequence GTGCATGAGGCGTCCATTGCCCTGTCGCTGATCGACGTGGCATCCGAGGTGCTGCGCGAGAACGGCGGGGCGCGGGCGTCGGCGCTGACGGTGCGGGTGGGCGCGTGGTCGAGCGTGGTGCCGGAGGCGCTGACGGCGGCGTTCCCGGCCTGCGCGCAGGGCACACCGCTGGAGGGCGCGCACCTGAACGTGGTGACGGTGCCGGGCGTGGGCGAGTGCCCGACCCACGGGCCGGTGACGCTGGACGTGAGACGGGGCCTGCGCTGCCCGGCGTGCGGGGCGCCCACGCCGACGCTGGTGCAGGGCGACGAACTGGAGCTGGACGAGATCGAACTGGCTGAACCTCAACTGGAGGAATCATGA
- the hypB gene encoding hydrogenase nickel incorporation protein HypB: protein MTTTQAPRIVTVRQNILKANDHTAAGNRAAFRAAGVRAINLASSPGAGKTALLERTLRDLAGSVRMGVAVGDLATENDAARLRQWGSQAEQIVTGTVCHLDADMVQNILPRFDLDALDVLFLENVGNLVCPSSYDLGEAARAVLISTTEGEDKPLKYPTMFNTADVVVITKMDLADAVGFDRELCRENIDRARPGVPIIELSSRSGAGLDAWFAFTRGERV from the coding sequence ATGACGACCACACAGGCGCCGCGCATCGTGACGGTGCGGCAGAACATCCTGAAGGCGAACGACCACACGGCGGCCGGGAACCGCGCGGCCTTCCGGGCGGCGGGCGTGCGGGCCATCAATCTGGCGAGCAGTCCCGGTGCGGGCAAGACGGCGCTGCTGGAACGCACGCTGCGGGATCTGGCGGGCAGCGTGCGTATGGGCGTGGCGGTCGGTGACCTCGCCACCGAGAACGACGCGGCGCGGCTGCGGCAGTGGGGTTCGCAGGCCGAGCAGATCGTGACCGGCACGGTCTGCCACCTGGACGCGGACATGGTGCAGAACATCCTGCCGCGCTTCGATCTGGACGCGCTGGACGTGCTGTTCCTGGAGAACGTGGGGAACCTCGTGTGCCCGAGTTCGTACGATCTGGGCGAGGCGGCCCGCGCCGTGCTGATCAGCACCACCGAGGGTGAGGACAAGCCGCTGAAGTACCCGACGATGTTCAACACGGCGGACGTGGTGGTCATCACGAAGATGGACCTCGCGGACGCGGTGGGTTTCGACCGTGAGTTGTGCCGTGAGAACATCGACCGGGCGCGGCCCGGCGTGCCCATCATTGAGCTGAGCAGCCGCAGCGGCGCGGGGCTGGACGCGTGGTTCGCGTTCACGCGGGGCGAACGGGTGTGA
- a CDS encoding urease accessory protein UreE produces MKLSGLRRPILGAQTAAEAVTGPVVVVLMTAVDRRRVRRRLRAPDGVELRLALPTGTVLTPGSVLEVRGGVSYVVGAAPEDVAVVCPRDLTEAAAVAHAVGNLHRDFVPDGAAFLALWDAPLELLLSRLGVPFTREERPFYGRPAWEHEG; encoded by the coding sequence GTGAAACTGTCCGGCCTGCGCCGCCCGATCCTGGGCGCCCAGACGGCGGCGGAAGCCGTGACCGGCCCGGTGGTGGTCGTGCTGATGACGGCTGTGGATCGCCGCCGGGTACGCCGCCGCCTGCGCGCGCCGGACGGTGTGGAATTGCGGCTGGCCCTGCCGACCGGGACGGTCCTCACGCCGGGCAGCGTGCTGGAGGTGCGCGGCGGCGTGAGTTACGTGGTGGGGGCCGCGCCGGAGGACGTGGCGGTGGTCTGCCCGCGTGACCTGACCGAGGCGGCGGCGGTGGCGCACGCGGTGGGGAACCTGCACCGGGATTTCGTGCCGGACGGAGCGGCGTTCCTGGCCCTGTGGGACGCGCCGCTGGAGCTGCTGCTGTCGCGGCTGGGCGTGCCGTTCACGCGCGAGGAACGCCCGTTTTATGGCCGCCCGGCCTGGGAGCATGAGGGATGA
- a CDS encoding urease accessory UreF family protein: protein MSLLRLLQLSDSAFPTGAYAFSDGLETLTTRGAVRSPADLTAFLAGQLTHGWGAQDAPACALAWGADPGTLAELDALLDDLKLVPGPRAASTRVGANLRRAATHLWPEVTAALPVTRHHATTFGTLACALGAPREDTVTAFVSGWLLGRATSATRLMKLGGLDAQRGAAHCNGAAQACIRAALHATPDDLFTFTPLLDLAASEQPGLDARLFQT, encoded by the coding sequence ATGAGCCTGCTGCGCCTGCTTCAACTGTCGGACTCGGCGTTCCCGACCGGGGCGTATGCCTTCAGCGACGGTCTGGAGACCCTGACGACGCGCGGCGCGGTGCGGTCGCCCGCCGACCTGACCGCGTTCCTGGCGGGGCAACTGACTCACGGCTGGGGGGCGCAGGACGCGCCCGCCTGCGCCCTGGCCTGGGGCGCCGACCCCGGCACGCTGGCGGAACTGGACGCGCTGCTGGACGACCTGAAGCTCGTGCCGGGACCGCGCGCCGCGAGCACGCGGGTCGGGGCGAACCTGCGCCGCGCCGCCACGCACCTGTGGCCCGAAGTGACGGCAGCGCTGCCGGTCACGCGCCACCACGCCACCACCTTCGGCACGCTGGCCTGCGCGCTGGGCGCTCCGCGTGAGGACACCGTCACGGCGTTCGTGAGCGGGTGGTTACTCGGCCGCGCGACCTCCGCCACCCGGCTGATGAAACTGGGCGGCCTGGACGCCCAGCGCGGCGCCGCCCACTGCAACGGCGCCGCGCAGGCCTGCATCCGGGCGGCGCTGCACGCCACGCCGGACGACCTGTTCACCTTCACGCCCCTGCTGGATCTTGCTGCCAGCGAGCAGCCCGGCCTGGACGCGCGGCTGTTCCAGACATGA